The Etheostoma cragini isolate CJK2018 chromosome 5, CSU_Ecrag_1.0, whole genome shotgun sequence genome contains a region encoding:
- the smim15 gene encoding small integral membrane protein 15 codes for MENTRTPEQGGAGSQYRGYKHNLCTLVFFSLIFGDGMIDVRAWAEYVVEWAAKDPYGFLTTVILALTPLFIASALLSWKLAKMIEARDREQKKKQKRQENIAKAKRTKKD; via the exons ATGGAAAATACTCGCACCCCGGAACAGGGAGGAGCTGGAAGTCAGTATCGTGGATATAAACACAATCTCTGTACCTTG GTTTTTTTTAGCCTCATTTTTGGTGACGGGATGATTGACGTCCGGGCATGGGCCGAGTATGTGGTGGAGTGGGCTGCCAAAGACCCCTACggtttcctcaccactgtcatACTGGCGCTCACACCCCTCTTCATCGCCAGTGCACTGCTGTCCTGGAAGCTGGCCAAGATGATTGAGGCACGTGACCGGgaacagaagaaaaagcagaaacGTCAGGAAAACATAGCCAAGGCCAAGAGGACCAAGAAAGACTGA